The Erigeron canadensis isolate Cc75 chromosome 4, C_canadensis_v1, whole genome shotgun sequence genome window below encodes:
- the LOC122596161 gene encoding cell division control protein 48 homolog B isoform X1: MESSSNSSCSSNDVVKWSAEESIAGNTEALEALRELITYPLLYSRQASKLGLKWPRGLLLYGPPGTGKTSLVRAVVRECDAHLIVLSPHSVHRSHAGESEKVLRDAFAEASSHIKLGKPSVIFIDEIDAICPRRDSRRQQDIRVTSQLIMLMDSSETSTSGTKVVVVASTNRVDALDPALRRAGRFDAEVEVTTPSEEERLQILKLYTKKVPLDPSVNLEVIAALCNGYVGADLEALCREATMCAVKRCSNVNEEASACSLIMDDWKSARSIVGPSITRGVTVEIPKVTWDDIGGLNNLKKKLKQAVEWPLKHADAFSRLGVSPMRGILLHGPPGCSKTTLAKAAAHAAQASFFSLSGAELFSMYVGEGEALLRNTFRRARLVAPSIIFFDEADVVASKRGTGSSGSSIVGERLLSTLLTEMDGLEEAKGILVLAATNRPHAIDAALMRPGRFDLVLYVPPPDLEARYEILRVHTRGMKIGNDVDLKQIAEETERFTGAELEGLCREAGIVALREDITATIVHGRHFQTVKSSLKPALTNQEIDSYASYMKKPTRKPLHQLSSAGKKKHEHKRNWLSGLLVPVTISVVGLIVFMSSRGYFVNHMQSPTMGRLVST, translated from the exons atggaGAGTAGCAGTAATAGTAGTTGTAGCTCAAACGACGTCGTAAAGTGGAGCGCAGAAGAATCAATAGCTGGCAACACCGAAGCACTTGAAGCTCTTCGAGAACTCATTACATATCCTCTTCTCTACTCTCGTCAAGCCTCAAAACTTGGCCTTAAA TGGCCTCGTGGTTTGCTGCTTTATGGACCTCCTGGAACTGGAAAG ACTAGCCTGGTTCGTGCTGTTGTTCGTGAATGTGATGCTCACTTGATAGTTCTGAG TCCACACTCTGTTCACAGATCCCATGCGGGTGAAAGTGAAAAAGTTTTGCGCGATGCTTTTGCTGAAGCATCTTCACACATAAAACTGGGAAAACCTTCAGTTATTTTTATAGATGAAATCGATGCTATCTGTCCTCGTCGTGATTCTAG AAGACAGCAAGATATTCGTGTAACATCTCAGCTTATCATGCTTATGGATTCGAGTGAAACatcaacttcagggacgaaagtTGTGGTGGTAGCATCAACCAATAG AGTAGATGCACTTGATCCTGCATTAAGAAGGGCAGGTCGATTCGATGCTGAAGTTGAAGTAACAACTCCAAGCGAAGAAGAACGTCTTCAAATTCTCaag CTATATACAAAGAAAGTTCCCTTGGATCCAAGTGTTAACTTGGAAGTGATAGCAGCATTGTGCAATGGCTACGTTGGTGCTGATTTAGAAGCTTTATGCCGCGAGGCTACAATGTGTGCAGTAAAAAGATGTTCGAATGTAAATGAAGAAGCTTCTGCTTGTAGCTTAATAATGGATGACTGGAAGAGTGCTAGGTCTATTGTCGGTCCCAGCATAACAAGAGGTGTAACTGTGGAAATTCCCAAGGTTACATGGGATGATATTGGAGGACTAAACAATTTAAAG AAAAAACTGAAGCAAGCTGTTGAGTGGCCTTTAAAACATGCGGATGCATTTTCAAGGTTGGGTGTGTCACCTATGCGTGGAATTCTTCTTCATGGACCTCCAGGATGCTCAAAAACTACTCTTGCCAAAGCAGCGGCTCATGCTGCTCAagcttctttcttttctttaag TGGTGCAGAATTATTCTCAATGTATGTTGGAGAGGGTGAAGCTTTATTACGCAATACATTTCGTAGAGCTCGTCTTGTTGCACCAAGCATTATCTTCTTTGATGAAGCTGATGTTGTTGCATCCAAACG AGGAACTGGCTCAAGTGGGAGTTCAATAGTTGGAGAGAGGCTTTTATCTACCCTACTCACTGAAATGGATGGTTTAGAAGAGGCTAAA GGAATACTTGTATTGGCTGCTACAAACCGGCCACACGCAATTGATGCTGCTCTAATGCGACCTGGACGATTTGATCTC GTGCTATATGTGCCGCCACCAGACTTGGAAGCTCGATATGAAATACTTCGTGTGCATACACGAGGCATGAAAATTGGAAATGATGTTGATCTTAAACAAATAGCAGAAGAAACTGAGCGTTTCACAGGAGCTGAGTTAGAAGGCCTATGCAGAGAAGCTGGAATCGTAGCTCTCAGAGAAGATATAACTGCCACCATCGTACATGGGCGCCATTTTCAAACTGTCAAGAGCTCGTTAAAGCCAGCATTGACTAATCAAGAAATAGATTCATATGCGTCTTATATGAAGAAACCCACCCGGAAACCGCTGCATCAACTTTCATCTGCTGGTAAGAAAAAGCATGAGCACAAAAGGAACTGGTTGTCAGGTTTGCTGGTTCCTGTCACGATTAGTGTTGTGGGTTTAATTGTATTTATGAGTTCAAGAGGTTATTTTGTGAACCACATGCAAAGTCCGACAATGGGAAGGCTGGTGAGCACTTGA
- the LOC122596161 gene encoding cell division control protein 48 homolog B isoform X2, which yields MESSSNSSCSSNDVVKWSAEESIAGNTEALEALRELITYPLLYSRQASKLGLKWPRGLLLYGPPGTGKTSLVRAVVRECDAHLIVLRRQQDIRVTSQLIMLMDSSETSTSGTKVVVVASTNRVDALDPALRRAGRFDAEVEVTTPSEEERLQILKLYTKKVPLDPSVNLEVIAALCNGYVGADLEALCREATMCAVKRCSNVNEEASACSLIMDDWKSARSIVGPSITRGVTVEIPKVTWDDIGGLNNLKKKLKQAVEWPLKHADAFSRLGVSPMRGILLHGPPGCSKTTLAKAAAHAAQASFFSLSGAELFSMYVGEGEALLRNTFRRARLVAPSIIFFDEADVVASKRGTGSSGSSIVGERLLSTLLTEMDGLEEAKGILVLAATNRPHAIDAALMRPGRFDLVLYVPPPDLEARYEILRVHTRGMKIGNDVDLKQIAEETERFTGAELEGLCREAGIVALREDITATIVHGRHFQTVKSSLKPALTNQEIDSYASYMKKPTRKPLHQLSSAGKKKHEHKRNWLSGLLVPVTISVVGLIVFMSSRGYFVNHMQSPTMGRLVST from the exons atggaGAGTAGCAGTAATAGTAGTTGTAGCTCAAACGACGTCGTAAAGTGGAGCGCAGAAGAATCAATAGCTGGCAACACCGAAGCACTTGAAGCTCTTCGAGAACTCATTACATATCCTCTTCTCTACTCTCGTCAAGCCTCAAAACTTGGCCTTAAA TGGCCTCGTGGTTTGCTGCTTTATGGACCTCCTGGAACTGGAAAG ACTAGCCTGGTTCGTGCTGTTGTTCGTGAATGTGATGCTCACTTGATAGTTCTGAG AAGACAGCAAGATATTCGTGTAACATCTCAGCTTATCATGCTTATGGATTCGAGTGAAACatcaacttcagggacgaaagtTGTGGTGGTAGCATCAACCAATAG AGTAGATGCACTTGATCCTGCATTAAGAAGGGCAGGTCGATTCGATGCTGAAGTTGAAGTAACAACTCCAAGCGAAGAAGAACGTCTTCAAATTCTCaag CTATATACAAAGAAAGTTCCCTTGGATCCAAGTGTTAACTTGGAAGTGATAGCAGCATTGTGCAATGGCTACGTTGGTGCTGATTTAGAAGCTTTATGCCGCGAGGCTACAATGTGTGCAGTAAAAAGATGTTCGAATGTAAATGAAGAAGCTTCTGCTTGTAGCTTAATAATGGATGACTGGAAGAGTGCTAGGTCTATTGTCGGTCCCAGCATAACAAGAGGTGTAACTGTGGAAATTCCCAAGGTTACATGGGATGATATTGGAGGACTAAACAATTTAAAG AAAAAACTGAAGCAAGCTGTTGAGTGGCCTTTAAAACATGCGGATGCATTTTCAAGGTTGGGTGTGTCACCTATGCGTGGAATTCTTCTTCATGGACCTCCAGGATGCTCAAAAACTACTCTTGCCAAAGCAGCGGCTCATGCTGCTCAagcttctttcttttctttaag TGGTGCAGAATTATTCTCAATGTATGTTGGAGAGGGTGAAGCTTTATTACGCAATACATTTCGTAGAGCTCGTCTTGTTGCACCAAGCATTATCTTCTTTGATGAAGCTGATGTTGTTGCATCCAAACG AGGAACTGGCTCAAGTGGGAGTTCAATAGTTGGAGAGAGGCTTTTATCTACCCTACTCACTGAAATGGATGGTTTAGAAGAGGCTAAA GGAATACTTGTATTGGCTGCTACAAACCGGCCACACGCAATTGATGCTGCTCTAATGCGACCTGGACGATTTGATCTC GTGCTATATGTGCCGCCACCAGACTTGGAAGCTCGATATGAAATACTTCGTGTGCATACACGAGGCATGAAAATTGGAAATGATGTTGATCTTAAACAAATAGCAGAAGAAACTGAGCGTTTCACAGGAGCTGAGTTAGAAGGCCTATGCAGAGAAGCTGGAATCGTAGCTCTCAGAGAAGATATAACTGCCACCATCGTACATGGGCGCCATTTTCAAACTGTCAAGAGCTCGTTAAAGCCAGCATTGACTAATCAAGAAATAGATTCATATGCGTCTTATATGAAGAAACCCACCCGGAAACCGCTGCATCAACTTTCATCTGCTGGTAAGAAAAAGCATGAGCACAAAAGGAACTGGTTGTCAGGTTTGCTGGTTCCTGTCACGATTAGTGTTGTGGGTTTAATTGTATTTATGAGTTCAAGAGGTTATTTTGTGAACCACATGCAAAGTCCGACAATGGGAAGGCTGGTGAGCACTTGA